In Ananas comosus cultivar F153 linkage group 10, ASM154086v1, whole genome shotgun sequence, the sequence tcattttttctcttcttacactattttttattttaaactacacatctttaacagatatttatactgcttctcctcttgttgcactgtttctcctcttgttgtatcattttttctcttcttacactattttttatcttaaactgcacctatttaagagatatttatcctatttctcctcttgttgtactgtttcttctcttgttgcactatttctcctcttgttatactgtttctcctcttaaatggtgcagtttaagataaaaacagtgtaacaagaggataaatagtgcaataagagaagaaacagtgcaacaagagaaaaaatagtataaatatctctcaaaggggtgcagtttaagataaaaaatagtataacaagaggagaaatggtgcaataagaggagaaacagtgcaactttcgtttaaaaagtgtaattttcatcttaatggatacagtttacatctgaaagagtacaataagaggagaaacaatgtaaatatcttctaaaaagtgtaattttcgtttaaagagtgtaattttcatcttaaagctgcagtttacatcttaagtagtgcaacttataaatttttttacagttaacgatgtaatttaattttcatccttctttttctaaattttgtatctttatttttttttcttgcttcttttatatttttttgtcgtccctctctgccaacgaccacggcgccggcgacgacgccgctaaggacccctgGCTCCGAGGCTGcggcgccgcagtgacctccatggtgtcgacgtcggcaccggcgaagatgcatcatCGTCGAAGGCAAAGATGAGGGAAAGGGAGGGACGAGAAGTgcggggaaggacgagagagaCGTCATCGttggagacggtggaggagagtcggagaagaaaataaaagaaaaaagcaaaaaaaaaaaaagtcgcgacGCGGCTTCGgcgggatcggaggcgaggaaggtgggagaTGCGTGGGCGAAGAAAAGGGTGAGGGCGAGAGCAAGAGGGTAAGAGGCGAGGCGGACtgtttccgccttcgcctcTGCTTTCACTACTTTTTttggcgagagaaaaaaagaaagaacgagagaaacgaagagaagagagaaagaggagagagaaaaagtaataaggatattttggtcagtttgctgaaaattcggaccgaatctgcaaaaatgaaaaaggttgcccggttttgcaaaagcccaaaataaatgaattttttatgcaaattggccaaaaaaaaacataaaatttaatttttagaaaggCTAAGTTCTTCCTAAAAGAATTCTAGCTCAaccatataattatttatgacaATTAGATAATTTTAAGCAAAATTATAAAGTTCATCTCTATTTTAAAAGACGTGTTCTTTTTTCGATAGAGTTTCAACATATAATTCATATGTACATAATTATATTTATCAGGAAACTCCAGCTAAATTTGagagttcaaataaaaaagaaaaaaatttaagagtttGGACAAAGTACGGTCGTAGTTCTATCAGTAATGTAGTATAcagaaacaaaatatatataagagatcAAGAGTACAAAATTTGtatacaattatttattttttatctaatttaaatgttaaaaatataatatactattcaATTGGTATTTATTACTGCCAAAAATACTTGATTAGTTATTTTATgggctattttaaaattttataattttttcgagctatataatgaattattcaaagaaattttaaaaatctcaaAGATTCCTGAATTATTCctgattttttcaaaaatattagaaaattttgttaCTGTGCTACTCAGTACATTAAATTtgaagattttttaaaaattcataacaAGCAACCAATTAAAATCTTATAATTATATTGATACATttatttaacaatttaaatgcattaaatttgaaaaaaatattttttgtataaaattatttaattaacaaagaaaataaaggaATGAGGGGAAGATGATAAAGAATAGGGAggagaaattaataaaatatagaataaataggagggggaaaagaaagaataaaaggGTGAATTGAGTATCCAGAGCAAAAGAGGAgtagaagagagaagagaacaaATAGGAAGTTTAAGAGAAATATTAACTCACCCGGTTTGAGTTTGGATGCTTTTGTTATTGAAATGATCGAGCTCAAATAATCTTCGCAACACAGCGAGTTTCTGCAGacataaaatttacaaaaaatagtataattatatCTGAGCTAACTTATATGAATTTATTAAATGGTTACGAAATTGACCGAtgagttgaaaataaaaatatgaaattattagaatataaaaaaaattaataattaattaaatgttgGTGTGAACTGAGGATTAGTTCTTATGGGAAAGGGCAATGTAATAGAAAAATAGCCCAAAAATTGTTGTAACACTTCAATCATAAGTTCATAACTTGAAAGAAAGGATTAGCTATTAGCTATtagctataattaattaattgctgaGCATGActgacttattttttatttgtttgttcacAATTGGAGAAATTATATAATGGTGAAAAATTGTATAATGACTCAACGCGGTTTCTTCTTTGGAAGATGCTACTCAGACCGAAAGGAAGCATTTTTGCCTACACCCAGTGCACGAGTACTATTTCTGCGCCTCCTTCCTAGGACTCTATTACCAACAttctaaacaaaaataaatttattagagatacattttataatatttaaaagatcgaaaaattatatatttgaacattaactttataaataaaataatgatcTCTTTTCTGGCGCTGGTCTTTGAACAATTTGTGATAGATTTTCACACAttatctattaaattaaaatttaattttataatattaattgttgaattttataaatgtAATATGACCTCTGTATAATAGGGTtgatccctgtttaatcaaaaaaaaaagaagtaatatGGCACAAACGAATAAATCAGATATAGATAATAATTTCTCAACTTATAGGAGACGGGAATCCAATGCAATCACACCTAGAAGCTAGACTCTTTGATTTGGTtcaagataaaaatatttttacttaatAGGTCTTTGAACCTTATATGCCCACTATACAAGTTATGCACCTCCACTTCAAGACTCTACAATACAgtctctaaaattaaaatttaacacattagatataatttatgttacataaaaaaaaaaaaaaaaaaaaaactaattaaaactcataatatttttgtaaactAAACAATAATGATTTATCTACCATTAATTTTTAGGGCTCTTCCATATATAGGTACTAGATTTCTAAAACTAATAATTTGCTTtagatattataaattatatctattaaattaaatttctccTTATACAATATCACGCACAGTGCATAAGGTACGGATACACCGGGTGCGGACAACAATTTCTGTGCTACGGTCAACGAAGAGAACATTCAAAGAAGATGCTTTTCTTGTCAAATACAGGGAGGGAAGCAACTTTTCCACACATCTTAATTAGAACGAATAATGCTGTGGGTACCCGAGAATGttgactttctaatttattaatttgttattatgAATCCCAGTTAAAAGatgtaaaataacaattttttctCCAAAAGTTTAAACACCTGCTAAGGAACAAAATTTTTATCTGCTATGCCCCACACTTTCTCTTATGTATGGACTAGTCTCTAATAGATTCGATATGCGGACGAGAATTACGTAAGAGGCATGATACCGCGTTAGATATCAAATTATAGTTGAGAGAACTTAAGCCTGTAGGTACTGTTTGATTCGAAGaacaaactatttttatttatttttaaaatagatataatttttgGGGCAAATAAagaattagtttaattttgtatttcgATAAGAATCGagatatttagaaaaataagaaaaattatatttagaagATTGGCCGGATTGGAATGGTACGAATAAGAGTaattataattgaaaataaaaataatttatctaatgAATAAGCATCTAagtattagtaaaataatattttaataagttaataaataaattaattaaaattactatatgagatgatgaagatgatgttaataaatagtaaataactataaaaaataagtcaatatgttaatactaattaattatttaatcatttatatttttatttaatatattaattagataaaattaaaatattaattatataaataatataaacatTAGTTAATGATTGAATAAGCATATTAAATAGCGAActatttaattagataattaattataaatttataaataaattattatttaaatatttattaatttaataagttaaataattaattagttaattattaaaaaatataattgcattaattaattataatttataattatttataacttacTTAGCAGAGGAATAAGGTATAAAATACCTTGTTGCACCCAATAGATGGAACTACTAGTCTCCCATTAAGAGAAGAATAGTAATTCTTAGCAATACTTTACACTGTttgaaagaataagaaaaatatatatttttttttaatcctttgaaccaaacatggccttaaagaataatattttcaaaattatatctaatatttaaataaaagctATAAAGATGTGgaagcaattaattaattaataatctaTAAGGTGACATTTGTGGGGCAGCTCAAATCATttcctatttttatattttaccacCATCAAGACGCGTTTTCTGTGCTTTAGTAAGTTTTATCGATTTTGAATGCAAGGAAAAGGACACAAAGAATACTTCATAAGATAACTTGTAAATTACGAGGAAATACGTACTCCAAaccatcaatatatatatatatatatatatatatatatataaaatttagttagcaGAAAACAcgtattttaaaaatcaaagtttTAACCTCATTAGTTTGGTTTGATTCAAAAGAATTACTCTTGAAAGCTACACTAtgttctctatatatataagagagtaCTATATATCAGTTATTTTCTTGTTGTTTGTGTGTTCTTCGTGGGAGCCATTAATTCCACGCGGAACTGCGAACTTGCTCGGAAGAATCATGTATGGAGTCTTCTGACTAGAATCTAGTCACTTTTGGAGCCCAAGTCAGTCATATACCCCGGAAAAGTAGTACAAAAAAATAAGCTACCCACTATTATATAAGGCATCGACTTGCCTGCAGTACTACATTAATAGTTTCAGAGTGAAGTTGTATCAAACTAGAAACTGGTACGCATAAGCCTCATTCATTTCTCCACGACATGCCGATTTTCCTTATTGCCGTCGATGAGTCGATTCCTCCGCCCAAACCCGAGCAAACATTACAACCATCACCGCAGTCGACGGTCGGCGTCAATGTCGACAATTTCTCGGATGCAATCCCTTCTCCGCCTTCCGACAAGTTCTACCGCTTCCTGCCCGCATCCTCCGTCGTCCTGCTCGCTTTCATGTTCGTCATGTCAGCTTATAATGCCCGCGGGCAACCGCGTGACAtgtcttttgtttttctctgcTACACCATTTTGTTGTTCCTTTTTTACTGCTTGCGAAAATACGAGCGTCTGGGCTCCGACGCACCGCCTCGTCTGAGGAGGTCTCTGAAGGCCGTCATCCTTCTCCTCGCCACCGGACTGAACGTCGCCTTCGCGTGTCGCGCTTCCGAGCTCGTCCCCTGGCCGTTCGCAGCAGTCATCTGGGCGTCGGCCGCGTTCGTCGCGTTGATCGGCTACTTCTCTCTCTTCGTCTGGAGCAACCGAGTCGTCGGCGTCGACGATGGGGCTTTGCCGTATAGCAAATTGGATGGCAATAGCAATAGCAATAAGAACAACAACAATAgcaaagaggaggagaagcaCTTTTTCCACAATGAGCTCTCTCCGGAAGAAAAAGCTTGAGTTAGGCTCAGGTGCAGGAGGCGCTCTGGGCCGTTCATTTATCTCCCAGGTGATGGGCGGTTGAGATTGGAtgtagatattattattatttacataaTAAAGCGAAAGCGATGGACGGCTCCGATGGCTTTGGCGTGTGAAATTTGAGATTTTCGATcaagtaattaaaaaaaaagaaaagaaaagaaaagaaaaattcctTGTGTACAAAAATAAGATTTGTTGTGCTCTGGGTTTGTGGTGGAAATCCACAATATGTAGTATGTGTAAGTTGTATTAAAAAATTGCTGTGTGCAATAAATAgtgttatttatattattattagttgtAGTGTCAcatcatattttatttatgaacaTTATAATCCTTAATAtcataataaataatacatGATTACTTAGAACAAGCCTTAGCTTCAAGATTATTTTACAGTTCAATCAACTAGCTCTCAGGAGtggtgaaaaagaaagaaattaactacatataactacccactattttctatatataactatcaattatttttcttatttcatattatctattcaaacgacatttttcttattccggaaacaacccaattttcatccaaatgctatttttcttatcccaaTACTTGTACATATTCCTGTAATAActaattcttgcttatacccgaaccaaacgaagccctAAGGAATAACACATCTTGCAAATTGCACCttaactaaataataatatatttgtatatgttTTTGTCCCAAATTCTTTTAGCTCGACAGCATTAGTTGGCCATGGGCATCGAACGATCATGCTGTACATTCCTAATTTGTTTCATAGTCGAGTTTTGTTAATCGATTCGCGCGCTTGGATCAAGCTCCAATTTCATCCTTCTTCTGACTAAGGTGTAAATAGCCGTCCTGAGTAATCCTATTCCCACTCTCGAGAGTAGGAGCAATTAGAATTTGAACTAAATATTATTAGTTGTTTTAAAACAGTGTTAGTATTAGAATAGGAGACTGCTGAGTTTATTTAAGGTGATTAATTAAAATGCAATAACGTGGGCGCTTAATGGCCAATGGAAATTAATGGCGGTGGTTAGTTGATTGCGACATTGTGGTCATATTTTGTGTCAAAGCCTCTGGTTGGCATGTCACTTAATAAGTTGACGTCTAAGCTGTTCCCATCTCTGATTAATAATTCAAATTGATATTAActtaaatttagaataatttatttcaagttgaacataaaataaagaaagagatgaaCATCCTGTAATCTATGatgtaattaatatttataagttGATAGTTTCAAATAGGATTGTCAACGAATacaacacgagcgagctaagaCCTGCTCGTGCTCGACTCGTTTTAATAAATGAGTCGAATAAGAACTGActcgttaaaatatcaatttagaAAATTCAGTTCATATTTGACTTATTATTAACAAACCGAACACAAGTTTGCTcgtaaataataagttaaattgtcagttttacaattaaaaaaaaagttagaaaaaaataaaaaataaaaaattaatttaataattaaaatttacaaaatatagcCATTTTACATTTGAGCCGACATAGAATCCAAATATCTATATACAAATCATGGCATTAATGATGTTGCATTTTTGGCCATTAGATCATTCCTAGAATTCTTGGATCACGCATAATGGTATGCACCACAAGTAACGACAATTGGTGACTTTTAATCCGATGGCAACAAAAAATGAattcaaaggttaaaaaaattaaaagcacctAAGGCTttaatgcttttaaaagtatttcaaatgagctttatatatatataatagtgcgTGTGTGCATCAAAGTCAAATAGGAGGaaactgaaattaaaattttatgctgAAAAATtgagctcgtttattaaacaagatACCGATCACTTGTTTATTAAAAGAGCCGAACATGAATTGGCTCACGAACAGAAAACTAAATTGCCATCTCTGGTTACATATAACAAGTTTAGGAAATAAACTAGGACTCtagttttctaaaatttttacataGAACGTACCCGacaaaattcaacaaaaatctCAGCATATGCAGGACACGAAAGTTACAATAACAGATACACGTTCCGCATTTTACTCTCCAAGCTATTGTACATACATGTGTGTCCAGAGATATTAGAAAAACTAAAACACCAAACTCAAAAAGAGAttgatacatacatatatatatatatatatatacatatatatatatatatatatatatatccaatggctaaaaacgtgatagcaacatggggatgatacttgtaaaagtatcctagatcaactatatatatatatatatatagtaggattgctgtgctctcaggaacatagaggcctccgtgctcctgagccattttcgataatggaatttccgaatcgacgatcggctctgttaaatttgatctagcgtatttgaagtttgtagaaaataatttttgcgctttttcgatatcatatacctagcaatcgaaaggattcaaaatcattaatttttaacggctgaaaataaaaattctataaaaagttgtgatatagcactaaaattttcgatcagaaatattgatcttgttgtagatagtataaagaattttgtatcaaaatttcatctgatttgaatacttctataccgttaaacttgaaaacgacagatatcaaccattaaaaattataaattttgaatcctttcgatcactagataaatgatatcagaaaatcgcaaaaattattttctagaaacttcaaatgcgctagatcaagtctaacggagccgatcgtcgattcgaaaatttcatcatcgaaaatggctcaggagcatggaggcctccgtgctcatGAGAgaacagcagccctgctctatatatatatatatatatatatatagagagagagagagagagagagagagagctatatTGGAAGAGCATGAAATATCCATGCATTTTACCCTTACATGCTCTACGTACGTATTCATCCGTCGTTGTTCGCGAGCTCGGCCTTCGGGTCGTCATCCCTATAAAGGAAGAAACCATAGAAGCCCCCGAGGATGGTCGCGGCCGCCATCAACCACACTAGCACCGCGACCGGCCACGGCATCAACCCCGCCACTCTGTTCGAGAACATGGCCGTGAGCAGCGTGGCGAGGAGCCACACCGCGGACTTCAGCCGCTCCCTTTGAGGAGAGTTCGGAGCAGCTCTTTCGAACTGCCGCAAGCACCAGAAGAGAAGCAGAAGATCCAAATAAGAGACCACAACGAAGACCGCCATTCCGCGGTCTCCGTTGGAATGATACACGGCGGTGATCGAGTTATACGTCAAGAAGATAAAGCCGAGGAGGGTGAACCAGAAATAACCATCAGGGTCCATATGATTTATCAGACTAGCGATGAACCCGCGCTTTGCATACTCcagactaaaaataaaaatattgttggtTGAGACCGaaagattaattaatcaataCTCACAACTCTTtgtaaaaaaatactaatattcGGCTATGAATATTACATTTTGAttatcgaccgtccctagcgcaattGGCAAAAGGCTTAATGATTGGTATCCaagatttcaagttcaaattctatttgatttatattttcaactaaatttatttcaaaataaaataaacgaaacggataacaTTCTGTCTATCTCTTANAGTTCGAATTCTATTTGATTtgcattttcagttaaatttatttcaaaatgaaatagacgaaacagatagcatgctgtctatctctttttaaaaaaaaaaaaaaaacataacattTTGATTTCGGCCCAATATAGACTTTTAGATATCTCACAACATAACTTGAGTACTCTTGCACCGACCGTCgttagcacaagtggcaaaaggctttaTTGTTGTATCCGAGGTTCTAAgatcgaattctaattgattcgtATTTTcaacttagtttattttttaaaaaaataaatgaagcggtggtagcatgctacctttctctctaaaataataataaaaaaagaacttaAGAGTACTCTCGTAGCAATCAGTTGGATAAtttagttggaaaaaaaaaatctaaattttaggaAATGTAATTCAAACTCCGTGGCGGTCATCTCAAGGATCAAGAATTTTGTGGGACAATGGACAAATTTGCTGTTCGTAAGTGGTGCTTCTTTTGTTtgctagaattttttttcccttttacttatttttttctcttatgttctatttcttcttttcccttattttcaaatttatagcTAAGTTTACTTTAATCAATAAATGAAACAGGTAGTGTACCGTCTTattccaaatagaaaaaaacTTATCGAGACTAATGACGCATAATTAATCTCTAAACATGCATGCTCCATTAAATAGAAACTTATAAAAAACATGCATCATTAAatagaaacttttaaaaaaagcagcatatatttcttttgcaaaaaaaaagaaagcagcaGATTGGATGTCATTAATTACATGCATGCAAAGATGAGTTCTAACTTCAGAACAAattattcaataataatttacatttattaTAAAAACTATGCTgtacttataaataaaaatttactggTAACACATGATAATTAAGATTCcttgaaattataattattagttAAGACAATATATCGTACTTATAAAATAACACTTTGTGTTCGCATAGAAAACCATTTCAATATATAGGCATCCAATCAAATCATACTCTTCCTCGTAAGATAAAAGATTCGCCCGTGGTATTAAAGTTTGGGGCAAAAATATGGCATGAACGTACACTCATGATCACAAAAGTCCAAGCCCTGCTCatcttttcaattttatttttttttttattttttttatttttttttaatggaccTCTAACCAAATAACATaaaaacaattataaattttaattttataaaaatattaaataattttatttaattttgttgttaATTTAAATATCCTATCATCAAATTTTAGGTAGAAACAAACCTTTTCATATCCGCTCAACTGTGTGTACATACTGTAATAACGGGGTAGACATTGAGAACAATTATTGGCCATTTATTAGCTAAAAATAATAGGCTTTAAAGACTAATAAGCTGAGTTagattaatcaaataaattgagtAAATCTAACGAAAAAGATTCAACAATAAATTTAACGTCTAGATATGTAGAGTCAAGTCGATCGAAGCTTAGAAATATTCAATTAGCGCATACGATCCATGAGTGTTCAACGGCGCTCTACTTTAGCTCTATGtatgaaaaaacaaaaggaaacaaaaaacaaaaaaacaaaaaacaaaaaatcacgaggaaaagaagaaattaagaCAATTAAGGGGGCCGATCCCGCGGGAGATGGCGATTAATTAAGTTGCCGAACTCACAGAGCTCAAGTAATCATGTCGAGCGCACAAATTC encodes:
- the LOC109715951 gene encoding uncharacterized protein LOC109715951, which codes for MPIFLIAVDESIPPPKPEQTLQPSPQSTVGVNVDNFSDAIPSPPSDKFYRFLPASSVVLLAFMFVMSAYNARGQPRDMSFVFLCYTILLFLFYCLRKYERLGSDAPPRLRRSLKAVILLLATGLNVAFACRASELVPWPFAAVIWASAAFVALIGYFSLFVWSNRVVGVDDGALPYSKLDGNSNSNKNNNNSKEEEKHFFHNELSPEEKA
- the LOC109716830 gene encoding uncharacterized protein LOC109716830 gives rise to the protein MDPDGYFWFTLLGFIFLTYNSITAVYHSNGDRGMAVFVVVSYLDLLLLFWCLRQFERAAPNSPQRERLKSAVWLLATLLTAMFSNRVAGLMPWPVAVLVWLMAAATILGGFYGFFLYRDDDPKAELANNDG